A window from Tenacibaculum singaporense encodes these proteins:
- a CDS encoding LytR/AlgR family response regulator transcription factor has translation MKISILIVDNEKAARSRFKKLVNDYSFIEIVDECSNGLDAIEKINILNPDVVYLDTKINNMTGFDIIEKITLPKKPIFIFTASSNEHAVKAFDYFAFDYLLKPLEEDRFYASIKKVIDYKKIENLSSLDNILDLVKEKTPIEIPVKGTKINIKSGNKIIFLERNSIKYISASGYYVEIFTTDNKKYLLRESLSSIIKRLNSNLFIRIHRSTIINSNFIDEIITSNYGETDVKINDNKTFRVSKSYKKDFQELMGVK, from the coding sequence ATGAAAATATCAATTCTAATCGTTGACAACGAAAAAGCTGCTAGGTCAAGATTTAAAAAATTAGTTAATGACTATAGTTTTATCGAAATTGTAGATGAATGCTCAAATGGTTTGGATGCCATAGAGAAAATAAATATTTTAAATCCTGATGTAGTTTATCTTGATACAAAAATCAACAACATGACAGGGTTTGATATTATAGAAAAGATAACTTTACCTAAAAAACCTATTTTTATTTTCACAGCTTCTTCTAATGAGCATGCTGTAAAAGCTTTTGATTATTTTGCCTTTGATTACCTTTTAAAACCCCTAGAGGAAGACAGGTTTTACGCTTCAATTAAAAAGGTTATAGATTATAAAAAAATAGAAAACCTTTCTAGCTTAGATAACATCTTAGATCTTGTAAAAGAAAAAACTCCAATTGAAATACCCGTAAAAGGAACCAAGATTAATATTAAATCTGGAAATAAAATAATTTTCTTAGAACGAAATTCTATTAAATACATTTCTGCTTCTGGTTATTATGTAGAAATTTTTACTACCGATAATAAGAAATACTTATTAAGAGAATCTCTTTCAAGTATAATAAAAAGATTAAACTCTAACCTTTTTATTAGAATTCACAGATCAACAATTATCAACTCTAATTTTATTGATGAAATTATTACTTCTAATTATGGTGAAACAGATGTAAAAATCAATGATAATAAAACTTTCAGAGTAAGCAAAAGCTATAAAAAAGACTTTCAAGAACTCATGGGAGTTAAATAA
- a CDS encoding ABC transporter substrate-binding protein: MSIDKKYKKIISLVPSQTELLVDLGLEDSIVGVTKFCIHPKHLLKTKTVVGGTKNIKIDKIKELQPDIILCNKEENTKEIVEACQQIAFTHVSDIFTLTDSLELISLYGSFFEKQVEARKMIRELESKITDFKKFIANQRNRKVAYFIWRNPWMVAANNTFINHLLELNKFENIYANEVRYPEVNLKDIYKKKPELILLSSEPFPFKEKHIIEIKEHASKSTPILVDGEYFSWYGSRLLKAFDYFKELHNGV, translated from the coding sequence ATGAGTATTGATAAAAAGTATAAAAAAATAATTTCTTTGGTTCCAAGTCAAACAGAACTTTTGGTTGATTTGGGACTTGAAGACAGCATTGTGGGAGTAACAAAATTCTGCATTCACCCAAAACATCTTTTAAAAACAAAAACAGTAGTTGGTGGTACAAAAAATATAAAAATAGATAAGATCAAGGAACTTCAACCTGACATAATCTTATGTAACAAAGAAGAAAACACTAAAGAAATAGTTGAAGCCTGCCAACAAATAGCATTCACTCATGTATCTGATATTTTTACACTTACTGATTCCTTAGAGCTAATTTCTCTTTATGGGAGTTTTTTTGAAAAGCAAGTTGAAGCCAGAAAAATGATTCGTGAATTAGAATCAAAAATAACTGATTTTAAAAAGTTTATTGCAAATCAAAGAAATAGAAAAGTAGCTTATTTTATTTGGAGAAATCCCTGGATGGTTGCTGCTAATAATACTTTTATAAACCATTTACTAGAATTAAATAAGTTTGAAAATATTTATGCCAATGAAGTAAGATACCCTGAAGTTAACTTAAAAGATATCTACAAGAAAAAACCAGAACTGATTTTACTTTCTTCAGAACCTTTTCCTTTTAAAGAAAAACATATTATTGAAATAAAAGAGCACGCAAGCAAAAGCACTCCTATCTTAGTTGATGGTGAATACTTTTCTTGGTACGGTAGTAGACTATTAAAAGCTTTTGATTACTTTAAGGAGTTACACAACGGGGTTTGA
- a CDS encoding DUF5694 domain-containing protein, protein MKKYLVLLLGVLLQFSCQNKGEKLLDQDQTVLKPYASYYPSDKTKVLVVGTFHFSYPGLDYTKTKESDKIDVLKEPKKSEVTELVEYIKKFKPTKVAIEAKPSWNMNQSYKEYKKGAHRNVRGEDYQLGMRIANDFNLDTIYSIDANTLSSDLSKLNPEFIKELSKGYDFKSEDPYSKMVQKSFDEDAKMPSKVNLLEYFKHMNSIEGHKNNYGAYLVGDFKLDNNRGVDFLSIWWYNRNLRIFRNIQKIDHTKEDRILVVIGNGHASVLRHVIEYSPEYEFVEFNSL, encoded by the coding sequence ATGAAAAAATATTTAGTATTGTTATTAGGAGTATTGTTACAATTTTCTTGTCAAAATAAAGGAGAAAAACTACTAGATCAAGATCAGACTGTTTTAAAACCTTATGCATCTTATTACCCAAGTGATAAAACCAAAGTGTTAGTGGTTGGGACCTTTCATTTTTCTTATCCAGGATTAGACTATACTAAAACTAAAGAAAGTGATAAAATAGATGTATTGAAGGAACCAAAAAAATCCGAAGTAACAGAATTAGTAGAATATATCAAAAAGTTTAAACCAACTAAAGTAGCTATTGAAGCAAAACCAAGTTGGAATATGAATCAAAGTTATAAAGAATATAAAAAAGGAGCACATAGGAACGTTAGAGGTGAGGATTATCAGTTAGGAATGCGTATAGCAAATGATTTTAACTTAGATACTATTTACTCTATAGACGCAAATACATTAAGTAGTGATTTGTCTAAATTAAATCCTGAGTTTATTAAGGAGTTGTCAAAAGGTTATGATTTTAAATCTGAGGATCCTTATAGCAAAATGGTTCAAAAATCATTTGATGAGGATGCTAAAATGCCTTCTAAAGTGAATTTACTAGAATATTTTAAACACATGAATTCTATTGAGGGGCACAAAAATAACTACGGTGCTTATTTGGTTGGAGACTTTAAATTGGATAATAATAGAGGTGTAGATTTTTTATCTATTTGGTGGTATAACCGTAATCTTCGAATTTTTAGAAATATTCAGAAAATAGACCATACAAAAGAAGATAGGATTTTAGTAGTTATAGGTAATGGACATGCGTCTGTATTAAGGCATGTGATAGAATATTCCCCAGAATATGAGTTTGTTGAGTTTAATAGTTTATAG
- a CDS encoding sensor histidine kinase, translating into MKLSKELKYNLLIVALLILLDFGWDFFTSSNKLPIKYSLLFTLTFSISFFTVYFVNYYYLLPRLFNTKKYILFGASVIFMVFVFAGIRFLLEEVLSPILFNINNYNINDQSIIFAYFFDSFIFSFKASLYSTLVYLFFRYRENKNKLHLLEIKHQQAQLTTLKSQISPHFLFNVLNGFYIELYDEQPETANDILKLSHLLRYVTYETSENFVLLEKEIQFLNDYLHFFKRRYESNFYVSLTINGNPKSYKIPSLILINFIENVCKHGVINNPNKPANINITIDDISLVVTTENHTNTSEKYMEIGIGTKNVRKRLEVLYNDNFSLTFQQSNNIFNTYLQFPL; encoded by the coding sequence ATGAAGCTTTCAAAAGAATTAAAATACAACTTACTTATTGTAGCTCTACTAATTTTATTAGATTTTGGTTGGGATTTTTTTACCTCATCTAATAAGTTACCGATAAAGTACTCTCTTCTTTTTACACTAACATTTAGCATCAGTTTTTTTACGGTATATTTTGTTAACTATTATTATTTACTCCCTCGTCTTTTTAATACGAAAAAGTATATACTATTTGGAGCTTCGGTTATTTTTATGGTTTTTGTTTTTGCAGGAATTCGTTTTTTACTAGAAGAAGTTCTATCTCCCATATTATTCAACATCAATAATTACAATATTAATGATCAAAGCATAATTTTCGCCTATTTTTTCGATAGCTTCATTTTCAGCTTTAAAGCTTCATTATATAGCACTCTGGTATATTTATTTTTTAGATATAGAGAAAACAAAAACAAACTTCATTTATTAGAAATAAAACATCAACAAGCACAATTAACCACTTTAAAATCTCAAATAAGCCCACATTTTTTATTTAATGTACTTAATGGTTTTTACATAGAATTATATGATGAACAACCAGAAACTGCTAACGATATTTTAAAACTCTCACATCTATTACGTTATGTTACCTATGAAACATCTGAAAATTTTGTTTTGTTAGAAAAAGAAATACAGTTTCTTAATGACTATCTACACTTCTTTAAACGTAGATATGAAAGTAATTTTTATGTTAGTTTAACTATTAACGGAAATCCTAAAAGCTATAAAATACCATCGTTAATTTTAATCAATTTTATTGAAAATGTTTGTAAGCATGGAGTTATAAACAACCCGAATAAACCTGCCAATATAAACATAACTATTGATGATATCAGCTTGGTAGTTACCACTGAAAACCACACAAATACTTCTGAAAAATATATGGAAATAGGTATTGGAACTAAAAACGTTCGAAAAAGATTAGAAGTTCTATATAATGACAATTTTTCACTAACTTTTCAGCAAAGTAATAATATTTTTAACACCTATCTACAATTTCCATTATGA
- a CDS encoding LytR/AlgR family response regulator transcription factor, whose protein sequence is MSKQLTCIIIDDEPPAIRLLEKYVDKVPFLSVNSTYTNPLEALIEIEKGTIDLVFLDIQMPEITGIQLSKIISNKTNIIFTTAYPQFALESYDIAAIDYLLKPFDFDRFYKAVLKVHKKITKSDKKINQNTENDYFFLKTDGKNKFSKVFLGDILFIEGLKNYVSVYLKNEQIITYSTLKSLVSSLPEDNFIQTHRSYIISIKAIDKIENDSLWIQKKELPIGNTYRKPFFEKIASKQL, encoded by the coding sequence ATGAGTAAACAACTAACTTGTATTATCATTGATGACGAACCGCCAGCTATCCGATTATTAGAGAAGTATGTAGATAAAGTTCCTTTTCTTTCAGTAAACAGTACTTACACAAATCCATTAGAAGCCTTAATAGAAATAGAAAAAGGGACTATTGATTTAGTTTTTTTAGACATACAAATGCCTGAAATTACAGGCATACAATTATCTAAAATTATTAGTAATAAAACTAATATTATTTTTACAACCGCTTATCCTCAATTTGCCCTAGAAAGCTACGATATCGCTGCTATTGATTATTTGCTAAAACCTTTTGATTTTGATCGCTTTTACAAAGCTGTTTTAAAAGTTCATAAAAAAATTACCAAGTCAGACAAAAAAATAAACCAGAACACTGAGAATGATTATTTCTTTCTAAAAACAGATGGAAAAAACAAGTTTTCAAAAGTTTTTTTAGGTGATATTTTATTTATTGAAGGTTTAAAAAACTACGTTTCGGTTTACCTAAAAAATGAGCAAATTATTACATATAGCACCTTAAAAAGCCTAGTAAGTAGTTTACCTGAAGATAATTTTATCCAAACACACAGGTCATACATTATTTCAATTAAGGCTATTGATAAAATTGAAAACGATTCATTATGGATACAAAAAAAAGAACTTCCTATTGGCAACACCTACAGAAAGCCCTTTTTTGAAAAAATTGCTAGTAAACAATTATAA
- a CDS encoding DUF4197 domain-containing protein produces MKKITVFFIALTFMGCSELQKVVNQLPQGGILTQEQIGNGLRQALDNGIQHQVTKLTSKDGFYKNDLVKILLPEELQAVDKGLRSIGLGNLADEGLKAINRTAEDAVKTATPIFVNAVKEITFNDAKNILLGADNAATSYLEGKTTSALYAEFNPVIKNSFSKVGADKIWSNLISKYNSIPFVKKVNPDLTDYVTTEALDGVFTMIAVEEKGIRNKVGLRNTALLRQVFALQDNR; encoded by the coding sequence ATGAAAAAAATTACAGTATTCTTTATTGCACTTACTTTTATGGGGTGTTCAGAATTACAAAAAGTAGTAAATCAATTACCACAAGGAGGAATATTAACGCAAGAGCAAATTGGTAATGGTTTGCGTCAAGCTTTAGATAACGGGATTCAGCATCAAGTAACTAAATTAACCTCAAAAGATGGTTTTTATAAGAATGACTTGGTGAAAATTTTATTACCAGAAGAGTTACAAGCGGTTGATAAAGGATTACGCAGTATTGGTTTGGGTAATTTAGCTGATGAAGGTTTAAAAGCAATTAATAGAACTGCTGAAGACGCTGTAAAAACAGCGACTCCCATTTTTGTAAATGCTGTTAAAGAAATTACATTTAATGATGCTAAAAATATTTTATTAGGAGCAGATAATGCTGCAACTTCTTATTTAGAAGGAAAAACAACTTCAGCGTTATATGCTGAGTTTAACCCAGTAATTAAAAACTCATTTTCGAAAGTAGGAGCTGATAAAATTTGGTCAAATTTAATTTCAAAATATAATAGTATTCCGTTTGTTAAAAAAGTGAATCCAGACTTAACAGACTATGTAACAACTGAAGCGTTGGATGGTGTATTTACTATGATTGCGGTTGAAGAAAAAGGTATACGTAATAAAGTTGGGTTACGTAATACAGCATTATTGCGTCAGGTATTTGCATTGCAGGATAATAGATAA
- a CDS encoding DUF5522 domain-containing protein has protein sequence MRNKILKPTPDEYYTNEQGYRVFKEAYHLRRGYCCRSGCKHCPYGYDKNTDSFK, from the coding sequence ATGAGAAATAAGATATTAAAACCTACTCCTGATGAGTATTATACTAATGAACAAGGATATAGGGTTTTTAAAGAAGCGTATCATTTAAGGCGCGGATATTGTTGTAGAAGTGGCTGTAAACACTGTCCGTATGGATATGATAAAAATACCGATAGTTTCAAATAA
- a CDS encoding DUF4136 domain-containing protein, translated as MKNLKLLFLPIVALLITSCSSVRVVTDYDTQTDFNQYKTFAFYKTGIDKAPISDLDKKRIMRAIEAELTAKGMTKSATPDVLVSLFTKSRERINVNDNFYGGFYYPWYYGPSPVTVSQYTEGTLFIDLLDANKKELVWQGIGTGALSTSSVERKEARIKEFVAEIMVEYPPHAKK; from the coding sequence ATGAAAAATTTAAAATTACTTTTTTTACCAATTGTAGCCTTACTAATTACTTCGTGTAGTTCAGTAAGAGTTGTAACGGATTATGATACACAAACTGATTTTAATCAGTATAAAACATTTGCATTTTACAAAACAGGAATAGACAAAGCTCCAATCTCTGATTTAGATAAAAAGCGTATTATGCGTGCAATTGAAGCAGAGTTGACGGCGAAAGGGATGACAAAATCGGCTACACCAGATGTTTTAGTGAGTTTGTTTACTAAGTCTCGTGAGCGTATTAATGTGAATGATAATTTCTATGGAGGGTTTTACTATCCATGGTATTATGGTCCAAGTCCAGTAACTGTTTCTCAATATACCGAAGGTACGTTGTTTATTGATTTGTTAGATGCTAATAAAAAAGAGTTAGTATGGCAAGGAATAGGAACGGGAGCTTTGAGTACAAGTAGTGTAGAAAGAAAGGAAGCTCGTATTAAAGAGTTTGTGGCTGAGATTATGGTGGAGTATCCACCTCATGCTAAAAAGTAA
- a CDS encoding urocanate hydratase, which yields MTFKEQIKQGIPTTLPPRKEYDTTINHAPKRKEILTEEEKKLALRNALRYFDKKQHEELLPEFKEELEKYGRIYMYRFRPDYKMYARPIDEYPGKSEQAKAIMVMIQNNLDYAVAQHPHELITYGGNGAVFSNWAQYLLTMKYLSEMTDKQTLVMYSGHPMGLFPSHKDAPRVVVTNGMMIPNYSKPDDWEKFNALGVTQYGQMTAGSYMYIGPQGIVHGTTITVLNGFRKIGKSPKGNLFVTAGLGGMSGAQPKAGNIAGCITVCAEVNPKITQVRLDQGWIDEKITDLDELVARVRKAKENKEVVSLAYLGNVVDVWEKFAEEDVYIDLGSDQTSLHNPWAGGYYPVDMSFEESNEMMANNPELFKEKVQETLRRHAKAINKHTEKGTYFFDYGNAFLLEASRAGADVMNPNPTLGREFKYPSYVQDIMGPMCFDYGFGPFRWVCTSGKPEDLAKTDAIACKVLEKIMKKSPEEIQQQMADNIQWIKGAQENKLVVGSQARILYADAEGRMKIAEAFNKAIKKGKIGPVVLGRDHHDVSGTDSPYRETSNIYDGSRFTADMAIHNVIGDSFRGATWVSIHNGGGVGWGEVINGGFGMLLDGSKDASRRLKSMLFWDVNNGIARRSWARNDEAVFAIKRAMEVEKKLKVTLPNLVDDALLENM from the coding sequence ATGACATTTAAAGAACAAATAAAACAAGGAATACCAACTACATTACCTCCAAGAAAGGAGTATGATACTACTATAAATCACGCACCAAAACGTAAAGAAATTTTAACTGAAGAAGAGAAGAAGTTAGCTTTACGCAATGCATTGCGTTACTTCGATAAAAAACAGCATGAAGAGTTGTTACCTGAGTTTAAGGAGGAATTAGAAAAGTACGGTCGAATTTATATGTATCGTTTCCGTCCTGATTATAAAATGTATGCACGTCCAATTGACGAATACCCAGGGAAATCTGAACAAGCAAAAGCGATTATGGTAATGATTCAAAATAATTTGGATTATGCAGTAGCGCAACACCCACATGAATTGATTACCTATGGAGGTAACGGAGCAGTGTTTTCTAACTGGGCACAATACTTATTAACCATGAAGTACTTATCTGAAATGACAGATAAACAAACATTGGTAATGTATTCAGGACACCCAATGGGATTATTTCCATCACATAAAGATGCACCAAGAGTAGTGGTGACGAACGGAATGATGATTCCGAATTATTCTAAACCAGATGATTGGGAAAAGTTCAATGCTTTAGGGGTTACTCAATATGGGCAAATGACCGCAGGAAGTTACATGTATATTGGTCCGCAAGGAATTGTACATGGAACTACTATTACTGTGTTAAACGGATTTAGAAAGATAGGAAAATCTCCAAAAGGAAATTTATTTGTGACTGCTGGTTTAGGAGGAATGAGTGGAGCACAACCAAAAGCAGGAAACATTGCAGGCTGTATTACGGTTTGTGCTGAGGTTAATCCTAAAATAACGCAGGTTCGTTTAGATCAAGGTTGGATTGATGAAAAAATTACTGATTTAGATGAGTTGGTAGCACGTGTTCGTAAAGCAAAAGAAAACAAAGAAGTAGTTTCTTTAGCGTACCTAGGAAATGTGGTAGATGTTTGGGAAAAGTTTGCTGAAGAAGATGTGTATATCGATTTAGGTTCTGATCAAACATCGTTACACAATCCATGGGCAGGAGGATATTATCCTGTAGATATGTCGTTTGAAGAGTCAAATGAGATGATGGCGAATAACCCTGAGTTGTTTAAAGAAAAGGTGCAAGAAACGTTACGTCGTCACGCAAAAGCGATTAATAAGCATACAGAGAAAGGAACTTATTTCTTTGATTACGGGAATGCCTTTTTGTTAGAAGCAAGTAGAGCAGGTGCGGATGTAATGAATCCAAATCCAACGTTGGGAAGAGAGTTCAAGTATCCTAGTTATGTACAAGATATTATGGGGCCTATGTGTTTTGATTATGGTTTTGGTCCTTTCCGTTGGGTATGTACTTCAGGAAAACCAGAAGATTTAGCCAAAACGGATGCGATTGCTTGTAAGGTATTGGAGAAAATTATGAAAAAGTCCCCAGAAGAAATCCAACAGCAAATGGCAGATAATATTCAGTGGATTAAAGGAGCGCAAGAAAATAAATTGGTAGTAGGTTCGCAAGCACGTATTTTATATGCAGACGCTGAAGGACGTATGAAAATAGCAGAAGCGTTTAACAAAGCAATTAAGAAAGGAAAAATTGGTCCAGTAGTCTTAGGTCGTGACCATCACGATGTTTCAGGAACTGATTCACCTTATCGTGAAACTTCTAATATTTATGATGGTTCGCGCTTTACAGCAGATATGGCAATTCATAATGTAATTGGAGATAGTTTTAGAGGAGCTACATGGGTTTCTATCCACAATGGAGGTGGAGTAGGCTGGGGAGAAGTAATTAATGGAGGATTTGGCATGCTTCTTGATGGTTCTAAAGATGCATCAAGGCGCTTAAAATCAATGCTTTTCTGGGATGTGAATAACGGAATTGCAAGACGTAGTTGGGCACGAAATGACGAAGCTGTTTTTGCTATTAAACGTGCCATGGAAGTTGAAAAGAAACTAAAAGTTACACTTCCAAACTTAGTGGACGATGCGTTATTAGAAAACATGTAA
- the hutH gene encoding histidine ammonia-lyase, whose product MFKYGIDHLTVDKVIAIASGALKAVITEEAKEKVTICRKKVETMASSDAAVYGINTGFGPLCDVQITPEETSKLQENLLITHAVGVGNPIDKTLSKIMMICKVHALCQGFSGVRLEMIERIIYFIENNMLPVVPEQGSVGASGDLAPLSHLFLPLLGEGEFWVNDEILPANEVLASHGLAPLTLMAKEGLGLINGTQFILSHAILGLKKMEYLLDLADVAGAMSLEGFQGSASPFREELHTIRPFKGNLKVAERIRMLLKGSQNVENHLDCERVQDPYSIRCMPQVHGASRNAFNHLNELAEIEMNSVTDNPIVLSETEAISGGNFHGQPLAMALDYASIAAAELGNISDRRCYLLLEGKYGLPRLLTEAGGLNSGFMIPQYTTAALVTENKSLCFPPSADSVPTSLGQEDHVSMGSISGRKFNQILGNLDKIFAIELMYAAQAMDFRRPNTFSEIIEENFKLVRSKVAKLEEDRVLKDDINILVNMVKNQKFIVA is encoded by the coding sequence ATGTTTAAATACGGAATAGATCATTTAACAGTAGATAAAGTAATTGCTATAGCAAGTGGAGCTTTAAAAGCAGTGATTACTGAAGAGGCTAAAGAGAAAGTAACTATATGTAGAAAAAAGGTAGAAACAATGGCAAGTTCTGATGCTGCGGTATACGGAATTAATACAGGCTTTGGACCTTTATGTGATGTGCAAATTACGCCAGAAGAGACAAGTAAATTACAAGAAAATTTATTAATTACACATGCAGTTGGTGTAGGGAATCCTATAGATAAAACACTATCTAAAATAATGATGATATGTAAGGTGCATGCATTGTGTCAAGGTTTTTCTGGGGTTAGATTAGAAATGATTGAGCGTATTATTTATTTTATTGAAAATAATATGTTGCCTGTAGTACCAGAACAAGGTTCAGTAGGAGCATCAGGAGATTTAGCACCATTATCACACCTGTTTTTACCATTGTTAGGAGAAGGTGAGTTTTGGGTAAATGATGAAATTTTACCAGCAAACGAAGTACTAGCTAGCCATGGTTTAGCTCCATTAACTTTAATGGCTAAAGAAGGATTAGGGTTAATTAATGGAACTCAATTTATTTTATCTCATGCCATTTTAGGTTTAAAGAAGATGGAATATTTACTAGATTTAGCAGACGTTGCTGGGGCTATGAGTTTGGAAGGTTTTCAAGGAAGTGCTTCACCTTTTAGAGAAGAATTACATACTATAAGGCCTTTTAAAGGAAATTTAAAAGTAGCTGAGCGTATTAGAATGCTATTGAAAGGGTCTCAAAATGTAGAGAACCATTTGGATTGTGAGCGAGTACAAGATCCGTATTCAATTCGTTGTATGCCACAAGTACATGGAGCGTCGAGAAATGCATTTAATCATTTAAATGAATTGGCTGAAATAGAAATGAACTCTGTAACCGATAATCCAATCGTTCTAAGTGAAACAGAAGCTATTTCAGGAGGGAATTTCCACGGCCAACCTTTAGCAATGGCGTTAGATTATGCTTCTATTGCTGCGGCAGAGTTGGGGAATATCTCTGATAGAAGATGCTATTTATTACTAGAAGGGAAATACGGATTACCAAGATTATTAACTGAAGCAGGAGGTTTAAATTCAGGGTTTATGATCCCACAGTACACAACAGCAGCTTTGGTTACGGAAAACAAATCGTTATGTTTTCCACCATCGGCAGATAGTGTTCCAACCTCATTAGGTCAGGAAGATCACGTGTCTATGGGAAGTATTTCAGGAAGAAAATTCAACCAAATTCTAGGGAATTTAGACAAAATCTTTGCGATTGAATTAATGTACGCAGCGCAAGCAATGGATTTTAGAAGACCTAATACGTTTTCAGAAATTATAGAAGAGAACTTTAAATTAGTTAGAAGTAAAGTAGCTAAGTTAGAAGAAGATCGTGTACTAAAAGACGATATAAATATTTTAGTAAACATGGTTAAGAATCAAAAATTCATTGTAGCATAA
- a CDS encoding LysR family transcriptional regulator has product MSYQLELRHLRYFLAVAEDLHFRKAAERLFISQPGLSRQIKQMEDDLNIELFKRHNRKVVLTPAGLYLKDEISRNLKNLDNIINHAKLLQDGKQGKLEFGYVGSAMQEIIPNLLVNLKKKHTNVQFGLKEMDNQKQIESLLHQKIDIGFVRLDRVPKGLNIKPVLKENFCLVLPKDHSINSTNFKSLHQLKNESFILFDPSYSPSYYEKVMQIFTDSNFTPTISHNTIHAASIYKLVENKFGLSIVPKSLQQGYNMNVKFIELNNIKQHATLSVVWDKNNRNPLLSSLLNMI; this is encoded by the coding sequence ATGAGTTATCAATTAGAATTAAGACATCTTCGTTATTTTTTAGCTGTTGCTGAAGATTTACATTTTAGAAAAGCCGCTGAACGATTATTTATTTCACAACCAGGTTTAAGTAGACAGATAAAACAAATGGAAGATGATTTAAATATTGAGTTATTTAAAAGGCATAACAGAAAAGTTGTATTAACTCCTGCTGGTTTATATCTAAAAGATGAAATCTCTCGAAACCTTAAAAACCTAGATAACATTATTAATCATGCTAAATTATTACAAGATGGAAAACAAGGAAAGTTAGAATTTGGTTATGTTGGTTCTGCTATGCAAGAAATTATACCTAACTTATTGGTTAATTTAAAAAAAAAACATACAAATGTACAATTTGGTCTAAAAGAAATGGACAATCAAAAACAAATTGAAAGTTTATTACATCAAAAAATTGATATCGGTTTTGTTAGACTAGACAGAGTTCCTAAAGGATTAAATATTAAACCTGTATTAAAAGAAAACTTTTGTTTAGTTCTACCTAAAGACCACAGTATAAACAGCACTAATTTTAAAAGCCTACATCAATTAAAAAACGAGTCTTTTATTTTATTTGATCCTTCTTATAGTCCATCTTACTATGAAAAAGTAATGCAAATTTTTACCGACAGTAACTTTACTCCTACCATATCTCATAATACTATACACGCAGCTTCTATATATAAATTGGTAGAAAATAAGTTTGGCTTATCAATTGTTCCTAAATCTTTACAACAAGGGTATAATATGAATGTTAAATTCATTGAATTAAATAACATTAAACAACACGCTACACTTTCAGTTGTATGGGATAAAAACAATCGAAACCCCTTACTAAGCTCTCTTTTAAATATGATATAA